In Camarhynchus parvulus chromosome 21, STF_HiC, whole genome shotgun sequence, a genomic segment contains:
- the ALPL gene encoding alkaline phosphatase, tissue-nonspecific isozyme, with translation MKALFILLLAQLCSASLVPEREKDPEYWRRQAQETLRNALRLQRLNQNVAKNLILFLGDGMGVSTVTAARILKGQLHGQGEESLLEMDKFPFVALAKTYNTNAQVPDSAGTATAYLCGVKANEGTLGVSAGVTRDRCNTTKGQEVTSILRWAKEAGKAVGIVTTTRVTHATPSAAYAHSANRDWYSDGEMPPDALEGGCKDIARQLVENIPDIEVILGGGRKYMYPRNVSDVEYPHEEKQRGTRLDGRNLVQAWREAKPRGKVAEYVWHRRGLLALNLTRVDFLLGLFEPGDMMYELDRNNDTDPSLSEMVSVAIRMLQKNPRGFFLLVEGGRIDHGHHEGKAKQALHEAVELDRAIGLATRLTSTQDTLSVVTADHSHVFTFGGYTPRGNPIFGLAPMQSDVDRKPFTSILYGNGPGYKIVAGERENVSAVDFAHADYQAQSAVPLRQETHGGEDVAVFARGPMAHLLHGVHEQNYIPHAMAYAACIGSNRGHCNAAAHPAPPLLLPFLGLLLLLLC, from the exons ATGAAGGCTCTGttcatcctcctcctcgctCAGCTCTGCTCGGCATCGCTGGTCCCGG agagggagaaggacCCCGAGTACTGGCGGCGGCAGGCGCAGGAGACCCTGCGGAACGCGCTGCGGCTCCAGCGCCTCAACCAGAACGTGGCCAAGAACCTCATCCTCTTCCTGGGGGACG GAATGGGCGTCTCCACGGTCACGGCCGCCCGCATCCTCAAAGGGCAGCTGCACGGGCAGGGCGAGGAGAGCCTGCTGGAGATGGACAAGTTCCCCTTCGTGGCCCTGGCCAAG ACCTACAACACCAACGCCCAGGTGCCCGACAGCGCGGGCACAGCCACCGCCTACCTCTGCGGTGTCAAAGCCAAcgaggggacactgggggtcAGCGCCGGTGTCACCCGGGACCGCTGCAACACCACCAAGGGCCAGGAGGTGACCTCCATCCTCCGCTGGGCCAAGGAGGCAG GCAAGGCCGTGGGCATCGTCACCACCACGCGCGTGACCCACGCCACGCCCAGCGCTGCCTACGCCCACTCTGCCAACCGCGACTGGTACTCGGATGGGGAGATGCCCCCGGACGCCCTGGAGGGGGGCTGCAAGGACATCGCCCGGCAGCTGGTGGAGAACATCCCTGACATCGAG GTGATCCTGGGTGGAGGGCGGAAATATATGTACCCCAGAAATGTCAGTGATGTGGAATATCCCCATGAGGAGAAGCAGCGGGGCACGCGCCTGGACGGCCGGAACCTCGTCCAGGCGTGGCGGGAGGCCAAGCCCCGCGGCAAG gttGCTGAGTACGTGTGGCACCGGCGAGGGCTGCTGGCGCTCAACCTCACCCGTGTTGACTTCCTGCTGG gcctcTTCGAGCCAGGGGACATGATGTACGAGCTGGACAGGAACAACGATACAGACCCGTCCCTCAGCGAGATGGTGTCCGTGGCCATCAGGATGCTCCAGAAAAATCCCCGAGGGTTCTTCCTCCTGGTTGAAG GCGGCCGCATCGACCACGGGCACCACGAGGGGAAGGCAAAGCAGGCGCTGCATGAGGCCGTGGAGCTGGACAGGGCCATCGGGCTGGCCACGCGCCTCACGTCCACCCAGGACACGCTCAGCGTCGTCACCGCCGACCACTCGCACGTGTTCACCTTCGGCGGCTACACCCCCCGCGGGAACCCCATCTTTG GTCTGGCCCCGATGCAGAGCGACGTGGATCGCAAACCCTTCACCTCCATCCTCTACGGCAACGGCCCCGGCTATAAAATCGTGGCGGGCGAGCGAGAAAACGTCTCTGCCGTGGATTTCG CACACGCCGACTACCAGGCGCAGTCGGCCGTGCCACTGCGGCAGGAGACGCACGGCGGCGAGGACGTGGCCGTGTTCGCCCGCGGGCCCATGGCTCACCTGCTGCACGGGGTCCACGAGCAGAACTACATCCCCCACGCCATGGCCTACGCCGCCTGCATCGGCTCCAACCGAGGCCACTGCAACGCCGCCGCCCACCCCGCCccccccctgctcctgcccttcctcggcctcctcctcctcctcctctgctaa